The DNA sequence ttttatgattaGTTATGCAACTTTGTTTGACAGATAAATTCTTATATTTGTAGCTAAGGCAATTGGATGACGTGAGGGGTGCGAATAGGACTCCAAGAAGTTCGTGCGCGTCTACACATTCAAGTGGAACATTAACAAGTGATGGTCAAGTCTCTTCTGTTGATCCTTTTTCCCCGAAGAGTTTAGAGAAACACTGTCGTCCTATCGACGACGTGATTATGGAGACAGAGCTCAAAGGAACTCTCATACAGAGGATAGTCCATGTCGAAGATCGTCTCCTCCAGGTAATTATATGA is a window from the Apium graveolens cultivar Ventura chromosome 1, ASM990537v1, whole genome shotgun sequence genome containing:
- the LOC141719575 gene encoding uncharacterized protein LOC141719575 isoform X1 encodes the protein MAAVEVPILSRLDRLDNILRQLDDVRGANRTPRSSCASTHSSGTLTSDGQVSSVDPFSPKSLEKHCRPIDDVIMETELKGTLIQRIVHVEDRLLQLCLQLEDEIIGHKREGEGEGQWSTPTTPDSKKKKNLKQLVKSCVKGKSKHKNK
- the LOC141719575 gene encoding uncharacterized protein LOC141719575 isoform X2: MAAVEVPILSRLDRLDNILRQLDDVRGANRTPRSSCASTHSSGTLTSDGQVSSVDPFSPKSLEKHCRPIDDVIMETELKGTLIQRIVHVEDRLLQLEDEIIGHKREGEGEGQWSTPTTPDSKKKKNLKQLVKSCVKGKSKHKNK